In the Balaenoptera acutorostrata chromosome 7, mBalAcu1.1, whole genome shotgun sequence genome, one interval contains:
- the LOC103015416 gene encoding ATP synthase subunit g, mitochondrial-like: MAQFVRNLAEKAPALVSSAVTYLKPRLATFWHYAKVELVPPTPAEIPTAIQSLKKIINNAQTGSFKQLTVKEALLNGLVATEVWMWFYVGEIIGKHGIIGYNV, from the coding sequence ATGGCCCAGTTTGTCCGTAACCTCGCGGAGAAGGCCCCAGCGCTGGTCAGCTCTGCTGTGACTTACTTGAAGCCTCGATTGGCCACATTTTGGCACTATGCCAAGGTTGAGCTGGTTCCTCCAACCCCTGCTGAGATCCCTACAGCTATACAGAgcttgaaaaaaattatcaataatGCTCAAACTGGTAGCTTCAAACAGCTCACAGTTAAGGAAGCTCTGCTGAATGGTTTGGTGGCCACTGAGGTGTGGATGTGGTTTTATGTTGGCGAGATCATAGGCAAGCATGGCATCATTGGCTATAATGTTTGA